The genomic segment GGTTCCGGTGGATATGTGTAACCATGTAATTCTGGTTGGTTATGGTCGGGTTGGCAATATTCTTTGCGAACGTTTGCACGATCAGGATATCCCATTAGTGGTAGTTGAGAATTCACTTTCGCGGGTAGAGATTTTGCGGGAGCGGGATATCAGCACCGTACTGGGGAATGCCGGTAACCACGAGATTATGACTCTGGCGCGTCTGGACTGTGCCAGTTGTCTGCTGGTTACCACACCTAACGGTTATGAAGCCGGTGAGATTGTAGCCTATGCCCGCTCTCAACGCCCTGACCTGATGATTATTGCCCGAGCTCACTATGATGACGAAGTGGAATACATTTCAGAGCGCGGCGCAAACCATGTGATTATGGGCGAGCGTGAAATCGCGCAGGGCATGATTGATGAGTTGTATCAGGACAGAGAAAATAAAAAAGATACCATTATGGAAGGTTGTCCGATTTAATCTTCGGTAATCACTATCAGGCCAGTGACCTGCCGTTTGGCAAGCACTGGCCTTTATTTTATGCACAATTAACTATACGCGTTCAGTAACTAATGTCTCAAACAGATCGATATGCTCCACGCTATCATTCAGCGCAGGAATATAGTGATAACTCTCGCCCCCACTCTCCAGAAAGAAAGCCCTGTTCTGTTGCTCAATCTCTTCAATGGTTTCCAGGCAATCTGATGCAAAGCCCGGGCAAATCACCTGTATAGATTTAACGCCCTGTGAAGGCAATGAACGCATCGTTTCATCAGTATAGGGCTGCAACCAGACTTCACGACCAAAACGCGACTGGTAGGTCATTTTGTACTCTGAAGGCTCCAGCCCCAAAGCAGCAACAACACCACGGGTAGTGGCTTCACAGCGTTGAGGATAGTCATCACCTTCATCCACATAGCGTTGTGGTATGCCATGATAAGAAAACAGCAGCAAATCTGGTTTACCATAGCGCTCAAACGATGTCTGAATAGAACGCGCTAACGCCGCGATATATAACGGATGTTCCGCATAATCACGAATAAATGAGATTTCTGGCAAATCACGACGATTAGCCAGTTCGGCGGAAAGTGCATCCCAGGCAGCTGCGGTGGTTGAACAAGAGTATTGTGGATAGAGCGGTAACACCACCAAACGTTTGATATTCTGACTTTGTAACCGATCCAGTGCCTGCTTAACGGAAGGTGAACCATAAGTCATTGCCAGCTCTACCGGCACCTGCGGCAAACGAGCGGCTAATGCTCGCTGCTGGCGTAGGCTATAAACCAATAACGGAGAGCCTTCTTCCATCCATACTTCATGATAGAGTTTCGCCACTCTGGGTGCGCGACGCGGCAGAATTATTCCCTTCAGTATAAACGACCATATCAGAGGATTGAGGTCCACCACCCGGCGATCCTGTAAGAATTGGGTCAGATAACGTTTTACCGCAGCAGCAGTTGGGGCATCAGGCGTACCTAAATTCACCAGTAATATGCCAGTTTTAATCTGACTGAGCGGGGAATTAGCGCGACCGGTTATGAATTCTGATGACATAATTTCCTGGGATAATGATTAGCAGCGAATAGTTAAGATTATACTGGCTTGCTCAGCGGCTTGCCGCCCTATCTTGATTGATTATGACACCCATTGCGATAGTCTGAGGTTTAAACTACTCCACTAGAGCATCTGCCACCGCATCCTGCATTCCAGAATCACTGCCAACGCTCTCTTCCGGGGCGGAATTAACACAGGCAGCGGTACCATCATCTTCCTCGGCTGATACACAAGTTGACACGCCCGGAGAGGTGTTCACTGCCTCGGTTTCAGAACTGGTGCTGCATGCACTGGTTCCTGCCAGTAATGCGGCAATGATCAACAGGCGAACATATTGAGCCATTTCAGTTATCCTTAAATTATCTGACACACATTAAGTTTAATATACAACAAAGGCGACCTGAGTCGCCTTTGTTCTTCAAACTGTTCGGGAATTATCCCAAAATTTTAGCCAGCTCATCGCTAACTTCAGTGACTTTACGAGTACCGTCGATTTTGAAATAGCGCGTGTTGCCGCTTTTTGCTTCAGCACTGTAGTAGTTAATCAGTGGCTTAGTTAACGCATGGTATTCCACCAGACGTTTACGCACAGTATCTTCCTGATCGTCTTTACGGATAGTCAGTTCTTCACCGGTAACGTCATCTTTACCTTCAACCTTAGATGGATTGAATTTAATGTGATAAACACGGCCAGAAGCAGCATGTACACGACGGCCAACAATGCGTTCAACAATAATTTCATCCGGAACGTCGAATTCAAGCACGTAATCTACCTGAATATCCGCTTCCTTCATCGCATCTGCCTGTGGAATAGTGCGAGGGAACCCGTCAAGCAGGAAGCCATTTTTACAATCTGGCTGAGCGATACGCTCTTTTACCAAAGCGATAACCAGTTCATCAGTCACTAACTTACCGGCATCCATCAGTTCTTTTGCTTGCTTACCCAAATCAGATCCTGCTTTTACTGCTGCGCGCAGCATGTCGCCGGTGGAGATTTGCGGAATACCGTACTTCTCCATGATGAATTGAGCCTGAGTGCCTTTACCGGCGCCGGGAGCGCCAAGCAGAATGATACGCATTGCGTAAATCCCCTAGAATTTTAGCTTTTATATATAAATTATGGAAAACCAGCGAACATTATCACCCTACGTCATGATGCTCAAGAGGCAGATTGCGCAGAGATAAAGGCCCCAACAAACAAAAATACATATTAACCTACTGAAATAAATATACTATTTTCGAATTTTTTACCGGTTTTATTTCCAATATGGTTTTCAAATGAGTAAAAAATAACAGGCCGACATGGACTATCGGCCTGTTTCGTACCACTAACTTTCTGTCATCATTACTTCAACAGTAGTTGGTTCATTCGGCGGATAAAGCTGTTTGGATCGTCCAGACTGCCCTTCTCTGCCAATAATGCCTGATCTAACAGTAACTCAATCCACTCACCAAATGTTGCGTCATCAGTCACTTCTGATGCACGCTTAACCAAAGCATGGTCCGGATTCAGCTCAAAAATGTATTTCACTTCTGGCGCTTTCTGACCTGCTGCGGCAAACAGCTTAGCCATTTGGGTCGTCATTTCATCAGCATCCGTGGTGACCACGGCCGGCGTATCGGTTAAACGATGAGTCAGACGAACTTCTTTTACTCGATCCCCCAACAGGGTTTTGGTGCGATCAACAAAAGGTTCCAGTGCTTTTTCAGCCTCTTTCTGCTCTTCGGTTTCCGCATCTGCCAGCTTATCCAGCGCTTCATCGGCTTTGCTGACTGACTGGAAAGATTTACCATCAAACTCGGTCAGATAGCTCATCATCCACTCATCAATCCGGTCGGATAACAGTAAGACTTCAATACCTTTCTTACGGAACAGCTCCAGGTGCGGGCTGTTTTTCGCCGCTGCGTAGCTATCTGCGGTGATGTAGTAAATCTTCTCCTGACCTTCCTGCATACGACCAATGTAATCAGCCAGAGAGACGGTCTGAGCATCGCTA from the Limnobaculum zhutongyuii genome contains:
- the adk gene encoding adenylate kinase; its protein translation is MRIILLGAPGAGKGTQAQFIMEKYGIPQISTGDMLRAAVKAGSDLGKQAKELMDAGKLVTDELVIALVKERIAQPDCKNGFLLDGFPRTIPQADAMKEADIQVDYVLEFDVPDEIIVERIVGRRVHAASGRVYHIKFNPSKVEGKDDVTGEELTIRKDDQEDTVRKRLVEYHALTKPLINYYSAEAKSGNTRYFKIDGTRKVTEVSDELAKILG
- the hemH gene encoding ferrochelatase → MSSEFITGRANSPLSQIKTGILLVNLGTPDAPTAAAVKRYLTQFLQDRRVVDLNPLIWSFILKGIILPRRAPRVAKLYHEVWMEEGSPLLVYSLRQQRALAARLPQVPVELAMTYGSPSVKQALDRLQSQNIKRLVVLPLYPQYSCSTTAAAWDALSAELANRRDLPEISFIRDYAEHPLYIAALARSIQTSFERYGKPDLLLFSYHGIPQRYVDEGDDYPQRCEATTRGVVAALGLEPSEYKMTYQSRFGREVWLQPYTDETMRSLPSQGVKSIQVICPGFASDCLETIEEIEQQNRAFFLESGGESYHYIPALNDSVEHIDLFETLVTERV